The Methanomassiliicoccales archaeon genomic sequence TGACTGCGGTTTGATATCTCCAACCCATATGATTATTCCTGTCCGGACTTATTTACCTGGCTCTCCATCCATTTCCTGATATCCTCTTGCGTCGAGCCTGCGATGCCGAAATACTCGAGGAAACGCCTCGTCGTTCTCAGTTCGAGCGTCTGACCCTTCTTTCTCGCTGCGACCAGGCCCATAGACCTGAGCGTCTTCACGCCCTCGTACACATCTGCCCCAAGCATCTTCGCAAGGTCGCTCTGGAGTACCGGCTGATGATACGCGATCATGGCGGCGACCCTGAGCACGCTATCAGGCAACTCCCGCTCAGCGAAGGGCGTCGCATAATCGTGATACTCTTTCCTGAGCTGCATTGAATAACGGCTGCGTATCTTGACGATTTCAATCGCTGATTTCCGTTCATCATACTCGGCGACAAGCGTCTTCAGCGCTTTTCGAACCTGGGAGGGCGGTAACTGCGTCGCTGTGGCAATTTCGGAGACGCTGATCGGCTTCGTGGAGGAGTAAAGCACTGCTTCGACGACCCTCACAGGATCCACATCACATCACCGCTTCACCGTTCGAAAATGTGGTTTCAGGTGTCACTGCATCCTCAATCGCGCCGATGTCCCACGGCACCCTGGCCTCGACGAAGATCTGGCCGTACGGTAGGTCGTCCTGCGTGAGAGAGATTTTACCCATTTTCGCGAGGAAGAGGAGTGAAACGAAGACCATGACTCGGTCTTCTTTCGATTCTTCCCAAAGGTCCTCGATGCTGATCACGCCAGGACCGCAACGCTGGATCCGTTGCCAAACGATCTCGACGTCCTTTTCGACGTCCTCAGAATGCGATTTTTCATCGAACTTGATCCCGGCCTTTTTCATCTCCTCCCTGATCGCTGCCCTCCTGAGATTCGCTTCAGCTTCTTTCCGCGCCTCATCGAAGGCGTCGAGGAGTTCGACGAGTGAGACCGGCCGTGAGCTACCACGTCTGATAGCTTCTGTAAGTTCGACATGATCCAAGATATCGCATTCAAGTGGCATCGAATCCGTTGAGTTCGTCAACATGTCAAGATGATCGAAATCCCAATCACTACAGAACAAGTCATAAGCCTCTGCTCTGCGGTGCATCTCGAGGACTTTTTCGCTTTGCAGGCGGAGGATCATCCACGCCATAAACATGAGCTTACCAGCGACAATGAAATTGATTTCCTCGTCCTGCATTTTTTCAGTGTAGAGCTTAGTGAACTGCACCAGGTCAATATCCCAAGGATCGAGATTATTCGAGATCACGAGCTCGAAGACCAACTGTACCGCCCTGTCAAGAGGATTCGTTGTGATGAGGGAGGCCTGAGACTCGGCTTGATGCAGAAGTTCAAGGTAATGGTCAATCCTCATTGCGCGATCCCCGTCATCGATGATCGCT encodes the following:
- the scpB gene encoding SMC-Scp complex subunit ScpB, with protein sequence MDPVRVVEAVLYSSTKPISVSEIATATQLPPSQVRKALKTLVAEYDERKSAIEIVKIRSRYSMQLRKEYHDYATPFAERELPDSVLRVAAMIAYHQPVLQSDLAKMLGADVYEGVKTLRSMGLVAARKKGQTLELRTTRRFLEYFGIAGSTQEDIRKWMESQVNKSGQE
- a CDS encoding segregation/condensation protein A; its protein translation is MTLCENAASILDHLLFHKAIIDDGDRAMRIDHYLELLHQAESQASLITTNPLDRAVQLVFELVISNNLDPWDIDLVQFTKLYTEKMQDEEINFIVAGKLMFMAWMILRLQSEKVLEMHRRAEAYDLFCSDWDFDHLDMLTNSTDSMPLECDILDHVELTEAIRRGSSRPVSLVELLDAFDEARKEAEANLRRAAIREEMKKAGIKFDEKSHSEDVEKDVEIVWQRIQRCGPGVISIEDLWEESKEDRVMVFVSLLFLAKMGKISLTQDDLPYGQIFVEARVPWDIGAIEDAVTPETTFSNGEAVM